The following proteins come from a genomic window of Carassius carassius chromosome 10, fCarCar2.1, whole genome shotgun sequence:
- the aanat1 gene encoding serotonin N-acetyltransferase: MSVVSALPFLKPIHMRAPISPGRQRRHTLPASEFRSLNAEDAISVFEIEREAFISVSGECPLHLDEVRHFLTLCPELSLGWFEQGRLVAFIIGSLWDQDRLTTDALTLHKPHGSTVHIHVLAVHRTFRQQGKGSILLWRYLQYLRCLPYVRRAVLMCEDFLVPFYQKTGFKGQGPSEISVGSLTFIEMYYPIRGHAFMRRNSGC, encoded by the exons ATGTCCGTAGTTAGCGCGCTGCCTTTCCTGAAGCCCATCCACATGAGAGCCCCGATCTCCCCCGGCCGCCAGCGCCGGCACACGCTCCCCGCCAGCGAGTTCCGCTCGCTCAACGCTGAGGACGCCATCAGCGTATTCGAAatagagagagagg CTTTTATATCTGTGTCTGGAGAATGTCCTCTTCACCTGGATGAGGTCCGGCACTTCCTAACCCTCTGTCCTGAGCTTTCTTTGGGCTGGTTTGAACAGGGGAGGCTTGTTGCTTTTATCATTGGATCACTCTGGGACCAGGACCGTCTTACCACT GATGCATTAACCCTTCACAAGCCTCATGGGTCTACTGTCCACATCCATGTGCTGGCAGTCCACCGGACCTTCCGCCAACAGGGAAAAGGATCTATCTTGCTGTGGCGTTACCTGCAGTATCTGCGATGTCTACCATATGTCCGCCGTGCCGTGCTCATGTGTGAGGACTTCCTGGTGCCTTTCTACCAGAAGACTGGCTTTAAGGGGCAAGGTCCTTCTGAAATCTCCGTAGGGTCACTTACCTTCATCGAGATGTATTATCCTATAAGGGGACATGCATTCATGCGCCGTAACAGTGGCTGTTAA